AGTTATAccaaaattatatgaaaaatataattaaaaagcAGAAATCTataatttggatttgaaaataaacatgcCATAATCTAACAAGTGCATATCTGAAATTTGTGAAAAGACTGAGAAGGTACtagaagaaaaaagaatttgttgAGAAAGAACATACAGAAATGtcttttttgaagaaatttaatataaaatataaagacCAGTACATTATTCACTACTTATGGCaagataatattaaaattgCGATTTTTACTAATGAAACATGTATATTGTCAAAACATGCATCAAATTCgatgaaacaaaattaacaaacattatCTTTAccaacatatttttaatgttatcaaaAATACTATATTGCATCACTATTTATTCTATATGTACTTCAGAAGAGCTGAGATGCAATgtggaaacaaaatatttgttttaatcaagcttttttaattttaatcaacTCAAGCCCTATTTTCCTGATCTTTTCAAGTTGATGTTTCAACAATGTGGTATAGATATGAAAGTCATACctctaatttttaataatttaaaatatcaataaaatcttcaactaatttttcttCCTATTAGGAAATGCCATTAAggaataaactatttttatgtataatttgaatatttgttttattaataagtataatcagaaacaatttacaataaaaatatttttttgattagcTGTGAAATTCGTGGTGTTTGTGTTTATATAaggtattaaaaaatattgaagaaacctgtttttgttaatttttgttttatataccATTACAATTTTCCATGTATATAGATTTCAAACTACTATTAACATAATATTTTGGTGACACCTTTAATCCCGTAAAGATAACattcaactttttcaaattatgacaaaaaaaacaagaaacataataaatggaaaattgacATCGGTTCTTGAATCATTCAGTGTTTTAATTGAAgttgaaattgaatgaatataacTAAAATCTACTTACTTTTGTTGACCACACATTAGGGCCAAATACTGCAGAAATCATCAGTATAACAATTATGGTACATTGTGCTTCAGTGACATCTATCTTTCCAAACCGCAATGTGCCTGAGACGTAAGTCTGCCAATGAGCGCAATAAAATAGAGTCATTGCACAAAAGcactgaaacaaaaatatattttgcaaaataaattaagaaatattattcaacAACTCTATTCTCATAGTTCACACCCTGAAAACTTTtgagttgaatttttataattcttgaAGTTCATTTTTGGCTAAAAAGaattatactatttttcagTTAGTATTAGAAAATACGTAAATTTTGGTGAAAACTATTGAGTAGGGATTTAAggtttaacaaaaaatacaagcaatttatttgttgttcaaatttaaatctaaaaatataataagcaAACCAAGCTACGAATCTTATTTTGCTAGGAAATTGTTTTTTGGAGTTTGCTTTTCATACTAGTTTTGTtaatccatttttcattttgtttcatacatagattttctttcttatatgcgaaataaacttttttcagcTAGAATATTCTTGAGTAAGTCTCTTTCAAGGCGCCTAATCGATCTAAGTTAAGCAAGGTACATATTAATGCAAATGCCAAGAAAAAATTGGCTGGTATTAGTCACTTGacaaactttattatgaaaaccACTGTATTCAATCATCAATAGTTAATCATACCAGAAATCagcaaatttagaaaaaaacagGACATTATAGCAGACATAATgccaaatgaaaaaattaataaaaaaataattaaggtaaaaaatggtaatatgtctaaatgaaattaaatatgaaaaacatattttatccTATTTAAAAGTTAACACAATTCAAAACAGGCTTGAATAAACTTTTAATTACACTTCtgtattttcattcaattacaTTTTCTTAGTAATTATATAAACAgactttaaaataaataaccaattttaaaaaaataaaatacatactTTACGGTTATTCAACATTTAAGTaaagattttatattataaaatgcaATATAAGTAATTTCGTTTATTCTACTTATTTCTTTTACATGTTTACCTGGGAAGTTGACAAGGCGTGTCATTTCATTCGCTTAGCTTTTATATTActatgtttttgaaattttccactTTACACCATCCACACGGTATGGAGTTGCTTATCTAACTTTCATTATAGTTATTTACTTACTAAAAGTTAGCATGAAGATGAACATAAATTCTGATAAAACAAcagaaattttttacttttcggattattataaaaaaaaagtattgtatattatttatacCCCATAAAGtgagaatatgaaaaaactgaagaatttaGCTTTTAAGAAAACAATGAACattcacatttttaataaaaaaactacgTTTGAACTTTTtcgctttttttaaatattcagtgttgttttattttattttttattgtgatttgTATGTATGGtagtaaatcaaaattaaagCTGTTGGCTATTTAGTACATTACAATAACAATTTAAATTCCTTCAACAAATAATTTACTTATCACATAAAAGTAAACTGTGCAAATTTTTCAGATAGCTTATGATAATATAACTGGTAAAAAACATCAGACCACACTGTGTATTAAAAgtttagtaaataaaatttcaattatcacaaactgTGAAGGTCGAGcagttcaaaataattttataaattaggTCATTTACAATTGATTAAGAATTACAAATTCCTTATTACATGTATAGAATCATATATTCTATAcatgtataatttaaatatcaaatagaATGATCTTGTTTTAAACTTTATCAAAAAGGTCGACCAAAAAAACAGcaaagtagaaaaatttaaaacataaaaatgtcCAATATCAATTCACTATATagttctaaaacaaaatttcccattaacccttaaaaggtggtgactaaaattgagttcttatttttttctgtaatttcagTTAAGCtagaaaattgtaattttgtaattttcatgcACTCGCAAAGGACTAAAAATGGGCTTTTTTATATTCCTGTCACATTATGCCATGATGAAATTAGTAACCCTCactgtataaaataaatcaacaaattgtattaaaaaatatgcaataatgGGTCTATACCAATGAATCAACATTTTTAAGTAATTAATTTgcacatatatttgaaaacattttgcatttagtacaatttttgctaattctaaaatttcaatttgaatgaaTTGGATAAAAATCAGATTACTAAAATGTTTACCTGAAAGAACATCCATCCTGGATAATAACCTAATTGTACAGCTGTACATGCAGAAAGAGCTACAAAAACAGTGGATATTGAGTCACATCCATGGTCAAAAAGTTCCCCAAGTGGATTTGAAGAATTTGTTCTCCTAGCTTGTTTGCCATCAATCGCATCCAAGCTTTGGTAAATAAATAACCCCAAAGCACACAATGCACAAGCCCATCTGGGAGCTTCAATTTTGGCATCTGGTGAATacctaatttaaaaattgtgttaatAATAATCGGTAAAGAAATAATTATGTAACTTAGGTATAGTATAGTATACATATAGCTAATCaatagtattttaaaaaaagaattatatttaataGAGAAAGTATGAATTTATGTCCTACTAATTTCTACTTACCATGTTAAAAGTAAAgatgtaaaaatattaatacaaaggCCTACGATAGTAATCAGATTTGGAGCCAACCAAATGGGTACTTTTAATACTAGCCAACTCCAATACGGttgtaaaattttatctaaCAAACTATGACTTTGGCAAGAATACTCATGTTCTCCCAGTTTTTTCAACTGTACTTCTGATAACAGTTTTTGCCTATAGAGTTTCATCTTTGAAACTAAATGTATGCTGAAAATCTATCATCAAAATCTTTCTCACAAGTAGTTACAATTTGAATATcgacacaaaaaattttgaaccaaaCAAAACTGTTAATAATACGTCCCTAACAAATTTGACCCAACATGACATGATATCTCAGGGATCTGTCACGAAAAATGACGTTTATATCAAGGACGTTTTCACTTTATACTTGGCAAAAAATTTTCAGCATACGTTGCAGAACAATTCTATGGTTGACAGGAAATTTGAACCATAACCTATATAAAATATTAGCATATAATAAGCAAATATTATATGTACGGATAATAAGTAAGGAATGAGAGGATTAGCCAGAATATGCAGTatattattgatgatttttGAAGTAATTAGTTGCAGCAATTCCAATAATACTTGTGCCAGCAACAGAGAAAATgactgtaattttgttaaaatcaataaatattctcaGAGTATGTATAAGTACATAAAATTGATTccatagttatttttatttaattgaaaaatttttgcactataatttgtttatgaCAATAAAACTGTAATTATTGAGTAGGTGTTATGTTTCTATTCCATTGAAAAATGAAGGGGTCAGTTATAAGTGtatagtttataattattttgtacttcatcaagtttcagaaattattagattttgcataaaaatgaaatttgtttcagATGCATACTTAAAATAccataaatatttaacattagTTGATGAagctaaaggaaaatataaatCATGTGAACCTACTAAATGCTCCTGTTTTACTTCTGTAATTTCTGAAGACCTAGAACCATTTAAGAATGGAATAACAAAATCAATGCTAcaggaaataaaaacaaagtatgTTTTcaattatgtcaatttttgatttgtttgataAGTCTTTTTATCTAAGATCTTTGAATATCCATAATATAGAGGAAaactttttgtatatatttgtaAAGAGGCTTTTTTGTTTAAGATAGTTTTCAAAGTACTGTTTAGATTTTACTGATGTTTAAGTTGAATTATTAAAGAAGATATTGATCTATAAAAtccatatttcattttcataaatatttttcaaactttattatctaatatattcaattaatcCAATTCTTTTATTAAGAAGAAAGTTGGTTCGCTACTTTGAACAGAATAAGGattaatttatgattttatagTTTTACCTACAGTGTGTGGTGTATCTGAATTGGAGTTGACATTTATTTCTGTTCAAAGATTCAAATTTCTTGATGACTTAAGAGCAGCTTCATTTTTTTCTGGTGTAGTAAGAACTTTTATTGTATCTTTGTATCTACAGGTGGATGAAGTAAATCATAAATATGGGATGGGATGTAGGATTCTTTTATATGTATGAAACTTTCAAATCACTTTGTAGTATTTGATTTCACATATTTTAGTGTATATGTTGGCACAGTTCTAAAGCTCTTTCCATACAAATTGTTTGATTAAGTAGGAGTTTGATTTTAGTGGTGGTTTTGATTTTTCTCCTTGTAGCCTAGCACTGTAAGTTCTCAGTCCTAAGTCCATTTGTGTGTGAAAACATGTGTTCATTTTACTAAGTTTCTAgtccatataaattttttttatatttactacTTATAGGAGTTTTCTGACATTTAGGAAATTTtgctttgtttatttttattctcaattcCTGTAGCCATGTGTGGATATCATTGTGTCCTTATTTTAAGTTACATTTGCTCCCTCtttaatatctttatttattactcTAACAGTTAGAGAaactaaaatcaatttaaagcttCACTATATATTTTCAGAGGTACCaagtatcaaataattaaccATCAACTATACCGTGATGAATCATGTATGTTTCCTGCAAGATGCCATGGcattgaacattttttacttGAACTTCTTCCTAAACTAGAAGATGTTGAGTTTATAGTGAATACGAGAGATTGGCCTCAGTTACACAAACGTTTGGGATTAATAGCTCCTATATTGTCATTCAGCAAGACATCTGATTATTATGATATAATGTATCCAGCATGGTCATTCTGGGAAGGAGGACCAGCGATTAGTTTATATCCAAGAGGAATAGGTAATaatgttatatataaaattatttgaataaagtatgATTGAAAcagattattcttcttttctttttttatataagttattagaaaaaataggtCTATTAGTTAaactttaatttgaaaaattatttccaaatttaataatataatttaaattttgtgagGTATATTGGAATGAATTAGTATACAAATTTGATGTTCTTGATAAAACTCTGTATAGTGAAAGAAATTAACATTATGTCTGTATTTTTAGGAAGATGGGATCTGCACAGAAAAAAATTGGGGAAAATTGGTAATAGCACTAAATGGTCAGATAAGATACCAAAAGCATTTTTCAGGGGTTCAAGGACGAGCTCAGAAAGAGATCCGCTAGTACTTTTATCTAGAGAAAAACCAGATATTGTTGATGCTTCTTACACTAAAAATCAAGCGTGGAAATCAGATGCAGTGAGTGTATGAGCATGTAATTGTGTATATATCATAATCCTACTTATCCAGTAATCTTCAATTTAATGTATAAGTTGTTATATTAGTTTATATTGAAGTAagctattataataattatgatcTTAAACATAGAATGTAGATATTCATTAGTGGATTCTATTACAAACATTCTTttgcaaataaattaaatgataataattcaAAGTACCATAGGAATACAAATTGAGTATCCATATGAaaacatttgcatgaaatttaGGCAATCCAACATCAAAACAAAATctacttaataaaaatttttatacttatgATTTAGATTTCCTAGCACACTTCAGAAGTTAGCTCAAATTCTATATATTAGATGTGCAAAAACACATGCTGAAACTACAGTCCCAATTCAGTTCATAATGCAAAATTCATTATATGTATATgcattgtaaaaataataaaacatactAGATGAACTGACAAAATGAAGtgctttaaaaaaatcgaatgtAATTATAGTGGATAGGTGTATTGACCTACTTATTAACTAACAATATTCCTTTTTCTGGTCAAACACAAAGGCTCTAGACGAATGACtgtaaatgttaaatttaaaa
This portion of the Diorhabda sublineata isolate icDioSubl1.1 chromosome X, icDioSubl1.1, whole genome shotgun sequence genome encodes:
- the LOC130451358 gene encoding O-glucosyltransferase rumi homolog, translated to MRGLARICSILLMIFEVISCSNSNNTCASNRENDCNFVKINKYSQNAYLKYHKYLTLVDEAKGKYKSCEPTKCSCFTSVISEDLEPFKNGITKSMLQEIKTKGTKYQIINHQLYRDESCMFPARCHGIEHFLLELLPKLEDVEFIVNTRDWPQLHKRLGLIAPILSFSKTSDYYDIMYPAWSFWEGGPAISLYPRGIGRWDLHRKKLGKIGNSTKWSDKIPKAFFRGSRTSSERDPLVLLSREKPDIVDASYTKNQAWKSDADTLHAPPAKEVSFEEHCQYKYLFNFRGVAASFRFKHMFLCKSLVFHVGEEWQEFFYQSLKPWFHYIPIRANANKEEIQELLAFAVNNDEVAKEIAENGYNFIWNHLKLSDVRCYWKKLIKKYTKLLKYKPILDNTLIEIREK